DNA sequence from the Primulina huaijiensis isolate GDHJ02 unplaced genomic scaffold, ASM1229523v2 scaffold39199, whole genome shotgun sequence genome:
CAGGTTCTGTGGTGTTCGCCATATCTCCGCCGCCGAGCAGCTTGCCTTTTCCCAAGTTTTCTTTGAAGCCAAAGCTCTGCTGCAAAGTCGAGGCTGCGGGGATTAATACTGGAGCCACTGACGATCTTCGGCGACTTCTCCGGCTCCGCTAACCATCTCCATGCTCTGATATAAATAAAAAGCTCGTGGGTAGCATCCATTTGTTTAACTGAACACGAGGGATTGTACATGGTGGTGGCGCAAAGTAGCTTCCTCCTACTTTATTTACCTCTGTTTCTTTTTTCGCTGTGGTTGGTGCTGTAAACTGTGATTTGTGAACCACCccattgttttttaaaattgggGTATATGTAATAAATATTAAGCTGGTCTGAATCTCGATGTTGAATTATCCCTACTTTTATGTAATGTAATATACAAACAATGTTTACGTTGATGTGATGTTGTTACCACAGGAATTTTTCCTACCTTTTCTTTAAGAATTCAGATGCcattaattcaaaaaataaaccaCAAAGTTTCCCTTTTAATTGTATTATACTCCACAAACACTTGTCAAAAGCCTCTTGCCTGATCTCTCCGGGAGAGATTTTAGGTTCTAATCCATTACCGGTTCGTATAAAAAAACgtgcaaaaatttaaatttgcagAGCTCGTTTATCTTTCCCCTCTATTCACTAAAACAGAAAACCCCATACAAATTAATTTCGAGTTTCAAGAGTAGAATCCCAAAAAAATTACCTTAGGCTCAagtaaaaatgaaatgaaacaaggatggttttgaaaaaaataatatcatctaaAATTTatcgataaaaaaatatatttaaatatgactttaGTATGAGGTAATAATCtttttctctaaaaaaaaaaggtttttccctttttttaaaACGTGAGACACTCGtgatttgtttttctttgttttgcGTATTATAATTGGGCCTGTTGCGGCCCAATAAcaacttttttgtttttggcTGGGCTTAGAAATTCAGTGATACGAACAACCAAAACAAAtggctttaaaaaaaaaaaagaagaaataatttagttcaaataaaaaattaattatattatctacccataaaatatataattatatatctgACAAATACAATTGAATCTTAAACTCGGAATCAATTGACCACATTTGTTTGGTTAGGCTAGAAGAATGACTCCTACAATGTTTGAATTTTGTTCGGGAGATGGAATGGACCACTGGTTGAGTGGTCTACCATATCTTTACACTTACGATATGCTTGGGATTTTTTCTTAATGCAATCTTGGGCTGTCAAACAAGGACACGGCAACGAATCCCATCAAAATTACAACCGGTACAATATCCCCAACTTGGTCAAGGGATTTGAATCAGGGAATATCCATTGCACATGGGCGCTTGGGATCTGAGCCACTCCAACCCATGTGCTTGCTTCATTAATGGTGAGCATTAGTTCCACCAAAACTCTCTGAAAAAAGCAAAATAAAATAGAGGAAGCTTGAGGCTCCTTTGGCTGGGATCAGAGTGGTTGAAATGAGCGCAACGAGGTTCATCAAGTGTGTGACGGTGGGCGATGGAGCTGTTGGCAAAACTTGTATGTTGATTTCTTATACTAGCAACACATTTCCTACGGTGAgttttgcttcttttttttttcaacatctTTTTTCTTTATACTCCAAATTTATTTCGAGGGTTTCTCTTCAAGAACTTCATGTTAGTATCAATTCTTGATTATTTGCAATAATGAAAGATAAATATTATCCAACCGCATAATCCGTGGTGGTGGCTTAGTGGGAGGTGGCCGGGTGGGTAGAAACTTAATGGAGCTACACATTTCTTGTTTCTACCTTTCGTGCTTGGCTTAGGCTGCCTTTTAAGTAATTTAAGTTGTTAGAATCTGCGTTTCAATATGtgttaatttgaaaaaattttggTTACCAAGAATCTGATTCGTTACCACAAAGGCAACTGCGGCTTGTTGCTCCTTGTGAGTTGTGTGTTGGAAAAGATTAATTGGGGTGTGAGTACTAAGTCAGTCGGGGTCGCTCATTCATAATTATATCATGATGTCTTTGTGATTGAAATAAAGGCtttctaataattatatttttgaacaAAGGCACCGTTAATGCTTCTTTAAATTCACCACTCATTTCAATTTCCTGGCTTGCTCTAGATTCTGCGGTAACTTAGAAATATGCTCTTGGGTATAGATGATATCTTTAGACGTGCTGGCCGTTAATGGTTTTGTACATTGGCTAAAACTCAATTTCTGCTCTTTCCCTTATGTACAACAGGATTATGTCCCTACCGTTTTCGATAACTTCAGCGCAAATGTGGTCGTGGATGGTAGCACAGTGAACCTAGGATTATGGGATACTGCTGGTAGTTCTTTTGACATATTTGTCATATCTAATAACTTTCTCTCTTGATTTGACCCTTTTGTTTTGGTTTTACATAATACGCCTCAGGTCAGGAGGATTATAATAGATTACGGCCATTGAGCTACCGTGGAGCAGATGTTTTTCTTCTTGCATTTTCTCTCATTAGCaaagccagctatgaaaatgtTGCAAAAAAGGTTAGAATCTTTTAAAGAATTTTCATCATCCATTCTGTATCGAAAAAACTGACCGCGGCTTTCCTTTCTTACCTATCTTTAGTGGGTTCCTGAGTTGAGACATTATGCTCCTGGTGTTCCAATAATTCTTGTCGGAACAAAGCTTGGTAAGATAGTTGACATTGAACTAAACATTTTCGGTCTAAAAAGCAGTACGTTTCTTGATGTTTGTATCACGCTTTTGAATGATATATCTGGATAGTAGTGACACAATATGGTTGCAGAACTTAAATGCCAGTTTATAAAAGTTTGAAAAGGTTAAATAATGGTAGTAATCAACCTAAGCAAtggcataagcaagaaaaagtGTGAACATGCAATAAATATGTATCAATTTTACTTGATGCTCATTTATCCAGTCATTCTCAACGAAGCTTGTGTTTCTAAACCAATATGGTATTTTGCATCATTTGTAACAATAAGATTGGCTGAGTGTAACATTTTGATCTACAGATCTAAGAGATGATAAGCAATTCTTCATCGATCATCCTGGAGCCATGCCTATTAGTACATCTCAGGTAAAAAAACTCTCTCTCTTAGTCTGATCCTCCAACGTCTTGTTGTGTCCGTGACTCCGTTTCTTAAATATCCATATAGGGAGAGGAACTCAGGAAACTAATAGGCGCCCACATATACATTGAGTGTAGTTCAAAATCACAGCAGGTATCTTTTAATTCAGTAGCACTTACTTGAAAACAAATCCCACACTCTCTTACAGTGGTGTATATTTCATGCTTTTTTCACAGAACGTGAAGGCTGTTTTCGATGCAGCAATAAAGATAGTATTGCAACCACCGAAGCAGAAAAAGAAGAATAAAGTGAACAAAGTCTGCTCTATTTTGTGACCAAGGCAAGAGAGACCATGTGAACGATCAGTCGTGGCCTTGGAGCAGCTATGCCCTAACTTAGTGGATTGATTATATTTGCTAATGCATTGGGATTTCCTTTGGTTTTTCGTGATAATATCAGGCTCATGATATATGTGGTTTTGACCTGTGTCCTTTCTGATGTATCTTGTTGCTTCCTTACCATTTTTAAGTGTGATAGCcaaagaaaatttaaaggtcaTGGTTTGGGCTTGTTCTTCTATTCCACTAATGATTTATGAAACAGCCATGAGTCTTTCTGGTCGGGGGTCGAGAGATGTCCATTGATTGTTGCTGTCAGCTTGCATGCTTTAAaagttttcataaataaatccAAATATTGTATTCTTTAGTTTTagtttttaacataaaatttaaacactCCTGATTCTACATTTTATAATATACAAGTTAAAAATTGTCAAATACAATACATATGATTGAAAATAACCATTGCATTGGCTATCCAATTGAATCGGTGCTACATGCCTTGGAAGAGGCGACTACAAAAACTTCTCAGGCAGCAGCTGCAAATGACTATCTCTATTCACATTGTTTCAAACTCAATAAGGAACCGTAAATGGCAACGCATACAAATCAATTTCGCGCAAGAGCTGTGCACGGGGTTGCCATAAGGATGAGCTGCTAGAGCAGAACAcaatatcattttcaaatttttgtcttCTCTCAGGTCGAAGGCCGTGATCCTTGCTACAGATGAGCCAATCCAGATCCTCCGGACTAAAAGGTGTATCTTGCAGCGATGGTGGAACCCAATTCTCAATTAGATTTTTGTACTGTAGTGATTCTGAGCTTTCCTTGGAACCCTCAATAGCATCAAGGCCAGGTGGGGTTCGTGTTTTGGCTGGGCCAGCAGGTTCAGACTTACCAGAAGTTGAAACGATCTGCTTGTTATCGGTTCTATCGAAGTCACCTTGAACAAAGTCGCTGGTTTTCTCAGCCGAGGCACAAAAGTTTGGTTGCCAATTTCTCTGAGGTGGAACGTCGGTTCTTTCGGATGTGGAGTAGATCTGTTGTTCATTTATCGAGATATCAGGCAAGTTCCGTTTCTTTGAAGACAGTGGTATCCTGATAATAGTGCCTGTTTCAGATCCATGAAATATAGTATTAGCATATTACCCACAAAAATGATTAACTGACAAGGGAGGACATGAGAGATTCCATAAGGGAGGAGAGAAGTTACCATGACCCCGTATGACATTAACGGGTGAGGACGGCCTCTTCCTCTTACTGCTATTTTCTGTACTTTCGGAAGATTTGCTGGGTAAGTAACGAATAGGCTGATCATGCTCCTCAGTAAGACCACTTCTTTGTAGCTGCTCCCCATGTGCCCAGATATTTTTGTCAATCTGTCGATTAGGGAAGCTGAAGTTGTTTGAATTCAGATCAGGCTTCTCAATGCTCTCTTTCCTTCTCCCTTTTTTCTCCTCCCTTCGCTCT
Encoded proteins:
- the LOC140969000 gene encoding rac-like GTP-binding protein 5; translation: MSATRFIKCVTVGDGAVGKTCMLISYTSNTFPTDYVPTVFDNFSANVVVDGSTVNLGLWDTAGQEDYNRLRPLSYRGADVFLLAFSLISKASYENVAKKWVPELRHYAPGVPIILVGTKLDLRDDKQFFIDHPGAMPISTSQGEELRKLIGAHIYIECSSKSQQNVKAVFDAAIKIVLQPPKQKKKNKVNKVCSIL
- the LOC140968999 gene encoding uncharacterized protein, producing MSRCFPYPPPGYTPSRASKEALIESIKLQKEQEKAKAQKQTKKRREKGDERKGREDESNEIRKKTNEKTDLNSKKRRKREERREEKKGRRKESIEKPDLNSNNFSFPNRQIDKNIWAHGEQLQRSGLTEEHDQPIRYLPSKSSESTENSSKRKRPSSPVNVIRGHGTIIRIPLSSKKRNLPDISINEQQIYSTSERTDVPPQRNWQPNFCASAEKTSDFVQGDFDRTDNKQIVSTSGKSEPAGPAKTRTPPGLDAIEGSKESSESLQYKNLIENWVPPSLQDTPFSPEDLDWLICSKDHGLRPERRQKFENDIVFCSSSSSLWQPRAQLLREIDLYALPFTVPY